A genomic window from Companilactobacillus alimentarius DSM 20249 includes:
- a CDS encoding carboxymuconolactone decarboxylase family protein has protein sequence MAKKQTAGRDMLGDFAPQFAALNDDVLFGEVWSKENELSAHDRSLITIASIISAGNLEQLDAHLKIGKKNGITKDEIVAEITHLSFYAGWPKAWSAFNRAKEIWKED, from the coding sequence ATGGCAAAGAAACAAACTGCTGGTCGTGATATGTTGGGAGATTTTGCTCCACAATTCGCAGCACTAAATGATGACGTATTGTTTGGAGAAGTTTGGAGCAAGGAAAACGAACTTTCTGCTCATGATCGTTCATTGATTACAATTGCAAGTATTATATCTGCTGGAAATCTTGAACAATTGGATGCCCATTTAAAGATTGGTAAGAAAAATGGTATCACTAAAGATGAAATTGTCGCTGAAATTACTCATCTATCATTTTATGCAGGCTGGCCTAAGGCTTGGAGTGCTTTCAATCGTGCAAAAGAAATCTGGAAGGAAGATTAA
- a CDS encoding MerR family transcriptional regulator, translating to MATKPIAETRYRIGDFAEIVGLNSPTLRYYEKEGLINPHRTENGIRYYTQQDVTWVNFLLHLKSTGMTIEQLKRYVKLRAQGDSTINQRIELLEEVRKNFELEYQRLQEGWTILNDKLDWYKGKEGGHIEDSESFSEYLQSLNHEYLERTEHERSASED from the coding sequence ATGGCAACAAAACCAATTGCAGAAACTAGGTATCGTATCGGAGACTTTGCTGAAATAGTAGGCTTGAATAGTCCAACTTTGAGATATTATGAAAAAGAAGGATTAATTAACCCACATCGAACGGAAAACGGTATTCGTTACTATACACAACAAGACGTAACATGGGTCAATTTCCTTTTACATTTAAAGAGCACAGGGATGACGATTGAACAATTAAAGCGATATGTTAAACTGCGTGCACAAGGCGATTCAACCATCAATCAACGAATCGAATTGTTAGAAGAAGTACGAAAGAATTTTGAATTGGAATATCAAAGATTGCAAGAAGGTTGGACAATCTTGAATGATAAGTTGGACTGGTACAAAGGAAAAGAAGGCGGTCATATTGAAGACAGCGAGAGTTTTTCCGAGTACCTCCAAAGTTTAAACCATGAATATTTAGAGAGAACGGAACATGAACGGTCAGCTTCTGAGGATTAA
- a CDS encoding cupin domain-containing protein, producing the protein MAKNEDLKTNGVFPVGDKNDAYAQYFIGQSYLNSLVSPEDNIDFGVGNVTFEPGCRNDWHIHHDGFQILLVTGGEGWYQEWGKPAQLLKQGDVVVIKEGVKHWHGATKDSWFSHVAITKGTSEWLEKVTDEEYDKL; encoded by the coding sequence ATGGCAAAAAATGAAGATTTAAAAACAAACGGCGTTTTCCCCGTTGGAGATAAAAATGACGCTTATGCACAATATTTTATTGGTCAAAGTTATTTAAATAGTTTGGTAAGTCCTGAGGATAATATTGATTTTGGTGTTGGTAATGTAACTTTTGAACCTGGTTGTCGTAATGATTGGCACATTCATCACGATGGTTTCCAAATTCTTTTGGTAACTGGTGGCGAAGGCTGGTATCAAGAATGGGGCAAACCTGCTCAATTGTTGAAACAAGGTGACGTAGTCGTTATCAAAGAAGGCGTTAAACATTGGCATGGTGCAACTAAGGACAGCTGGTTCAGCCATGTTGCCATCACTAAAGGAACTTCTGAATGGCTTGAAAAAGTTACTGATGAAGAATATGACAAGTTATAA
- a CDS encoding carbohydrate ABC transporter permease, whose translation MAEIDEQKVLKNLFSYFLLILLAVVILTPFFIGIWTSFLPTADILKGNYFNTNISLTNYFDAFTKTPILRYLGNTIVVATITMFAHLLFCSMSAYAFVFLDFKYKKFFFALFMITMMLPSEAAIIPNFQTVKALGLLDHYSAMIVPSLTSAFGTFMLRQAFLQTPKELKEAADIEGLNHLQIFWKVVLPYNRISLITLGAYSFLGAWNSYLWPILVTFSNNSRVIQNGLKQLQSEETFNNWGMIQASAAIIVIPTIIVLFIGQHYFKSGLNEGAVK comes from the coding sequence ATGGCTGAAATTGATGAGCAAAAGGTGCTTAAAAATCTTTTTAGTTATTTTCTTTTAATCTTATTAGCAGTAGTCATTTTGACACCATTTTTCATTGGAATTTGGACTAGCTTTTTGCCAACAGCTGATATTCTTAAAGGAAACTATTTTAATACTAATATTTCACTGACAAATTACTTTGATGCGTTTACTAAAACACCAATTTTACGCTATCTAGGCAACACCATTGTAGTAGCGACAATTACCATGTTTGCCCACTTACTATTCTGCTCGATGAGTGCCTATGCCTTTGTCTTTCTAGATTTTAAATATAAGAAGTTTTTCTTTGCACTTTTTATGATTACGATGATGTTACCATCTGAAGCAGCCATTATACCGAATTTTCAAACCGTAAAGGCACTGGGATTGCTGGATCATTATTCGGCAATGATCGTACCATCTTTGACCTCGGCTTTTGGAACTTTCATGTTACGTCAAGCGTTTCTACAAACTCCGAAAGAATTAAAAGAAGCTGCTGATATTGAAGGCTTGAACCACTTGCAGATTTTTTGGAAAGTGGTTTTGCCATACAATCGAATTAGTTTAATCACTTTAGGTGCGTATAGTTTTCTTGGCGCTTGGAATTCATATCTTTGGCCAATTCTAGTTACTTTCAGTAATAATTCCCGTGTAATTCAGAATGGTTTGAAACAGCTGCAATCAGAAGAAACTTTTAATAATTGGGGGATGATTCAAGCCAGTGCCGCCATCATCGTTATTCCAACTATCATTGTTTTATTTATTGGTCAACACTATTTCAAATCAGGGTTAAATGAAGGGGCGGTTAAATAA
- a CDS encoding ABC transporter permease produces the protein MNKLWIVTFETFLRQVKSWSFVMLVLGPFLMFALTIGAGYVGASGADNSDSIAVISSNKQLKDSFVKANKDDVKANISDKKTAIKKMNKGNLAGYLVLKTDAKKVTAKYYGTNSLDSSLKSKINSFLLTSQQQLNFANAKLSKTQSQSLQQQPKLTEKIQKKTGTANLAKIISFWITVIMVYMILITYTSITSQEIASEKGTKIMEIIFSSTTAVKYFLGKIFGVLLVILTQILVYLVGGWGAYVFAEHSSLTKSFINDYQSLITSVLHNLLSVNLVYLLLGVVIYTILAAFCGALVAKVEDASKAAQPVIMLNLVAFFITFPFQNNVDSIFAKILSYVPFFSSYFMPLRLINNNASGLEVTISLLILLVSIVLLAMYIGKIYQGLMLQTDDSSFWKRFKRGISYSK, from the coding sequence ATGAATAAATTGTGGATCGTAACTTTCGAAACCTTTTTGAGACAAGTCAAATCGTGGAGTTTTGTAATGCTGGTCTTAGGACCATTCTTGATGTTTGCTCTTACAATAGGAGCCGGCTATGTGGGGGCTTCTGGTGCAGATAATAGTGATAGTATTGCAGTTATTAGTTCGAATAAGCAACTGAAAGATAGTTTTGTTAAGGCTAATAAAGATGACGTTAAAGCCAATATTTCTGATAAGAAAACAGCTATTAAGAAAATGAATAAAGGAAATTTAGCTGGTTATTTAGTTTTAAAAACTGATGCTAAAAAAGTAACAGCCAAGTATTATGGGACGAATTCTTTAGACTCTTCTTTGAAGTCAAAAATTAATAGTTTTTTGTTAACGTCACAACAACAGTTGAATTTTGCTAATGCTAAACTGTCTAAGACGCAGTCGCAGTCACTTCAACAACAACCAAAATTAACAGAAAAAATTCAAAAGAAGACGGGAACAGCTAATTTAGCTAAGATTATTTCATTTTGGATTACAGTCATCATGGTCTATATGATTTTGATTACTTATACAAGTATTACATCACAAGAAATTGCCTCGGAAAAAGGTACTAAAATCATGGAAATTATCTTTTCTAGTACAACGGCAGTTAAGTATTTCCTGGGTAAAATATTTGGAGTTTTGTTAGTCATTTTGACGCAAATCTTGGTCTACTTAGTAGGTGGCTGGGGTGCGTACGTCTTTGCGGAACATTCTTCACTAACGAAGTCGTTTATTAATGATTATCAATCGTTGATTACTTCAGTTTTACATAATTTGTTAAGTGTCAATTTAGTTTATCTATTGTTGGGAGTGGTTATTTATACGATTCTAGCAGCGTTTTGCGGTGCATTAGTTGCTAAAGTCGAGGATGCTTCTAAGGCAGCGCAGCCAGTCATTATGCTGAATTTAGTAGCGTTTTTCATCACATTCCCATTCCAAAACAATGTTGATTCTATTTTTGCCAAAATCTTATCCTATGTACCATTTTTCTCATCATATTTCATGCCTTTACGTTTGATCAATAACAATGCTAGTGGATTAGAAGTAACGATTTCTTTATTGATTCTTCTAGTAAGTATTGTTTTATTGGCGATGTATATTGGGAAAATTTATCAAGGATTGATGTTACAGACAGATGATTCCAGTTTTTGGAAGAGATTCAAACGAGGAATATCATATAGTAAATAA
- a CDS encoding ABC transporter ATP-binding protein, which translates to MLKIDNISKKFDKLQALDQVSFNVEDGQILGLIGQNGAGKSTTFHSILNFLHYQGTITWNDETINEKSFDEIGYLPEERSLMPKLTIEQQIIYLARLKDKSAKEIRPQIDDWLKKFAVKGDKKDKIKDLSKGNQQKVQLICTLIHNPKLIILDEPFSGLDPVNSDLLKQAIITAKENGAAIIFSSHDMENVEEICDKLVMLRNGKVVLNGTVEEVRQAFGKTRVYVTTDKKIEELAQLPHVVAAKPLENRRFILYLDEEDSGKILFDELTHGKYIEEFSQQPPTLNEIFRRKAGEKDE; encoded by the coding sequence ATGCTAAAAATAGATAATATCAGCAAAAAATTCGATAAGCTACAAGCATTAGACCAAGTATCGTTTAATGTTGAAGATGGTCAAATATTGGGATTGATTGGTCAAAATGGTGCCGGTAAATCAACAACATTTCACAGTATTTTAAACTTTTTACATTATCAGGGAACGATTACTTGGAATGATGAAACAATTAATGAGAAATCCTTTGATGAAATTGGATACCTGCCAGAAGAGCGGAGCTTGATGCCTAAATTGACGATTGAGCAACAAATTATTTACTTGGCTCGTTTAAAAGATAAGTCAGCTAAAGAGATTCGTCCACAAATTGATGATTGGCTGAAGAAGTTTGCCGTTAAAGGGGATAAAAAAGATAAAATTAAGGATTTATCTAAAGGTAACCAACAAAAGGTTCAATTAATCTGTACTCTGATTCATAATCCTAAATTGATTATATTAGATGAACCGTTCAGTGGATTAGATCCAGTTAATTCCGATTTGCTTAAGCAAGCTATTATTACGGCAAAAGAAAATGGAGCAGCTATTATTTTCTCTAGTCATGATATGGAAAACGTAGAAGAAATATGTGATAAATTAGTAATGCTTCGCAATGGAAAAGTCGTTTTGAATGGAACAGTGGAAGAAGTCAGACAAGCTTTTGGTAAAACTAGAGTTTATGTTACGACCGATAAGAAAATTGAAGAATTAGCACAATTGCCACACGTTGTGGCTGCCAAACCATTGGAGAATCGGCGTTTTATTTTATATTTGGACGAAGAGGATTCTGGAAAGATTCTTTTCGATGAATTGACTCATGGAAAATATATTGAAGAGTTCAGTCAACAGCCACCGACTTTAAATGAGATCTTTAGAAGAAAGGCGGGGGAAAAAGATGAATAA
- a CDS encoding SDR family oxidoreductase, producing the protein MSLENDKVLVIGGTSGFGKEVAIMAQHKDADVYVIGRDQERVNQLRYEENIQGSSLDAQDSNQLKHFFEKYGSFDHVVSMLGGAMSGGFLDSSLETIRKAIDDKFFANLQLAQIANKYLKKNGSIIFTSGSGGHPYDASGAIVGNQAINTMVAGLAVEMAPDFRINAVSPTWTPTGLWRDLNSKQLSKQKHNFAENVPLGRVATIEEVASAYIYLMENDFITGQVLRVDGGVDL; encoded by the coding sequence ATGTCTTTAGAAAATGATAAAGTCCTAGTGATTGGTGGAACTTCTGGATTTGGTAAAGAAGTTGCCATCATGGCACAGCACAAGGATGCTGATGTTTATGTCATTGGACGTGATCAAGAACGAGTGAATCAATTACGTTATGAAGAAAATATTCAGGGAAGTTCATTAGACGCACAAGATTCTAATCAATTGAAGCATTTCTTTGAAAAATATGGATCATTTGATCACGTTGTTTCGATGTTAGGCGGAGCAATGAGCGGTGGCTTCCTAGATAGTTCACTAGAAACAATCAGAAAAGCAATTGATGATAAGTTCTTTGCTAATTTGCAGTTAGCTCAAATTGCTAATAAGTATTTGAAGAAAAATGGTTCTATTATATTTACTTCTGGATCTGGCGGTCATCCTTACGATGCTTCCGGTGCTATTGTTGGGAATCAAGCAATCAACACGATGGTAGCTGGTTTAGCGGTTGAAATGGCCCCTGATTTCCGTATTAATGCAGTATCGCCGACTTGGACTCCGACAGGATTATGGCGAGATCTGAATTCAAAACAATTGTCGAAACAAAAGCATAATTTTGCTGAAAATGTGCCATTAGGAAGAGTCGCAACTATTGAAGAGGTAGCTTCCGCCTACATTTATTTGATGGAGAACGATTTTATCACCGGACAAGTTTTAAGAGTTGATGGTGGAGTAGATTTATAG
- a CDS encoding ABC transporter substrate-binding protein, with protein MSKYKKLFLPLILVLGILFIIFFGRTVSTKSAAVKDNRTEVVFWHEMGGPAEKSLMKIVDGFNKSQTKYRVVPKYQGSYDAAIQKILQTHGTSTSPAVFQAFDISAAQMMHSKFTVPVQHFIDEDNFDISKISPVARSFYSNNNQQQAMPFNTSQPVLYYNASLLEKYGINPPPTSPSYSDITRVAKEIYEKSHHQVKGMTVQIYGWLLEQAMANSGVGLTNNNDGHTGIPTKATINNPASKEFFEWVRENQKSGDFMNYGSGAMAGTNQTTGFLNGKIGMFIQSSASISQLNKKNKNKLGITYFPHPDGRKANGVAIGGAALWISNDKSKDVQRGAFEFIKYTLKPEIQAQWQKDTGYLALNKDSQETKTLKELYKKNPESKVSSKQLQEAIPNNFNSGILMEGMQKTRQIEQFAMESIYNGGDITRALKDADQKIDDNLTTTNRANGYH; from the coding sequence ATGTCAAAATATAAAAAGCTTTTCCTGCCTTTAATTTTAGTATTAGGAATTCTTTTCATTATTTTCTTTGGCAGGACAGTTTCAACTAAATCTGCTGCTGTAAAAGATAATCGTACTGAGGTTGTCTTTTGGCACGAAATGGGTGGACCAGCAGAAAAATCATTGATGAAAATTGTTGATGGATTTAATAAATCACAAACTAAATATCGAGTGGTCCCTAAGTATCAAGGATCATACGATGCAGCAATTCAAAAGATTTTACAAACGCATGGGACAAGTACTTCACCTGCAGTATTTCAGGCATTTGATATTTCAGCAGCTCAAATGATGCACAGTAAATTCACTGTACCAGTACAGCATTTTATTGACGAAGATAACTTTGACATCAGTAAGATTTCACCAGTTGCACGCTCATTTTATTCAAACAATAATCAACAACAAGCAATGCCATTTAATACTTCACAGCCGGTTCTATATTATAATGCTAGTTTATTAGAGAAGTATGGCATCAACCCACCACCAACATCGCCTTCATATAGTGATATTACCCGAGTTGCTAAAGAGATCTATGAAAAATCTCATCATCAAGTTAAAGGAATGACAGTACAAATCTATGGTTGGTTATTAGAGCAGGCTATGGCTAATTCTGGCGTAGGTTTAACTAACAATAACGATGGACACACAGGGATTCCAACTAAAGCGACTATTAATAATCCAGCCTCAAAAGAGTTCTTTGAGTGGGTTCGTGAAAATCAAAAAAGTGGCGACTTTATGAATTATGGCTCTGGTGCAATGGCAGGAACTAATCAAACAACCGGTTTCTTGAATGGAAAAATTGGAATGTTCATTCAGTCATCGGCAAGCATAAGTCAATTGAATAAAAAGAATAAGAATAAATTAGGAATTACATACTTCCCACATCCTGATGGTAGGAAAGCTAACGGAGTTGCCATCGGTGGGGCTGCGCTTTGGATCTCTAACGATAAGTCTAAAGATGTTCAAAGAGGTGCTTTTGAATTTATTAAATATACCCTTAAACCAGAAATTCAAGCACAATGGCAAAAGGATACTGGTTACCTTGCTTTGAATAAAGATTCTCAAGAGACCAAGACTCTTAAAGAACTTTATAAGAAGAATCCTGAATCTAAAGTATCAAGTAAGCAATTACAGGAAGCCATTCCCAATAATTTCAATTCTGGTATCTTGATGGAAGGAATGCAAAAGACTCGTCAAATTGAGCAATTTGCCATGGAAAGTATTTATAACGGCGGAGATATTACTCGTGCTTTAAAAGATGCAGATCAGAAGATTGATGATAATTTAACAACGACTAATCGAGCTAATGGTTATCACTAG
- a CDS encoding ABC transporter substrate-binding protein, translating into MSKYKKLIVALTVIISIILVGIFGKTIIAQSISKDNRIQIVFWHEMGGPAEKTLIKMVNDFNSSQDKYQVVPKYQGSYDTAIQKIFQTHGTSTSPAVFQSSNISTAQVLKSGYTTPVQKFVNRDHFDLNKISPVARAFHAQGGEQQAMPFNTSQPVLYYNATLLEKYGITPPSTSPSYSEITKISEELYEKSHHQVKGMTVQIYGWLLEEAIANNGGMFTNQNDGHTGNPTKVSINSPEAIAFFKWIRKNIKNGDFMDYGSGTMASTNQTSGFLTNKVGMYIQSSASMSQLNKKNKNKLGVTYFPHADGKAANGVSIGGAALWISNDKPQEIQQGAYEFIKYTVKPEVQAQWQKSTGYMALNKNSKDTKILKQFYAKHSEGKIPSQQLQNTIPNYGNSGILLEGMQGIRKLEENAMEKIYRGGDIEKVLQQNEDAINEIIYNQNRANGYK; encoded by the coding sequence ATGTCTAAGTATAAAAAGTTAATAGTAGCTTTAACCGTTATTATCAGCATCATTTTGGTAGGGATATTTGGAAAAACAATTATTGCACAATCAATTTCAAAGGATAACCGAATCCAAATTGTTTTTTGGCATGAAATGGGTGGTCCTGCTGAAAAGACGCTGATAAAAATGGTCAATGATTTTAATAGTTCACAAGATAAATATCAGGTTGTACCCAAATATCAAGGATCATATGATACAGCCATTCAAAAAATCTTTCAGACACATGGAACCAGCACTTCTCCAGCAGTATTCCAATCTTCAAACATATCAACAGCTCAAGTTTTAAAAAGTGGCTATACAACCCCAGTTCAAAAGTTCGTGAATCGAGATCATTTTGATTTGAATAAAATATCTCCAGTAGCTAGGGCTTTTCATGCTCAGGGTGGCGAGCAGCAAGCAATGCCATTCAATACGTCTCAACCAGTTCTTTATTACAATGCGACACTATTGGAGAAGTATGGTATTACACCACCATCAACGTCGCCTTCCTATAGTGAGATTACTAAAATTTCTGAAGAACTCTATGAAAAATCTCATCATCAAGTTAAAGGAATGACAGTGCAAATTTATGGTTGGCTATTAGAAGAAGCAATTGCCAATAATGGTGGAATGTTCACTAATCAAAATGATGGGCATACGGGTAATCCTACTAAGGTAAGTATTAATAGCCCTGAGGCAATCGCATTCTTTAAGTGGATTCGTAAAAACATCAAAAATGGTGATTTTATGGATTATGGATCCGGTACAATGGCAAGTACTAACCAGACCTCTGGATTCTTGACTAATAAAGTTGGAATGTATATTCAATCATCTGCAAGTATGAGTCAGTTGAACAAGAAGAATAAGAACAAACTTGGAGTTACTTACTTCCCACATGCTGATGGAAAAGCAGCCAACGGAGTTTCCATTGGTGGCGCTGCGCTTTGGATTTCAAACGATAAGCCACAAGAAATTCAACAAGGTGCTTATGAGTTTATTAAGTATACTGTTAAACCAGAGGTACAAGCTCAATGGCAAAAATCAACAGGCTATATGGCTTTAAATAAGAATTCTAAAGATACTAAAATTTTAAAACAATTTTACGCTAAACATTCAGAGGGAAAAATTCCTAGTCAACAATTACAGAATACTATTCCTAATTATGGTAATTCAGGTATTCTACTGGAGGGAATGCAAGGCATTCGAAAGTTAGAAGAAAATGCAATGGAGAAAATTTATCGTGGAGGAGATATTGAAAAAGTACTCCAACAAAATGAAGACGCAATTAACGAAATTATCTATAATCAGAATCGAGCTAACGGATACAAATAA
- a CDS encoding DMT family transporter, translating to MTDKQKGFFYAIMGPVLWGFSGSIAQYLFTEESIPTHWIVGIRLIFAGLMLVIWCYFSDSKELFAILKKPRYIIQLLAFGLLGMLPAQYTYFMAIKYGNAPTATVLQFLGPLFIIIYLSLRKLELPRRIDLISIVLALLGTFLLVTHGHLGQLMLSPAAIFWGVGSGLSQASYTLLPRGLLKRFDARIVTGWSMLLGGIVFAPFADLTNVPAMTSTAWISIIFIVTGGTMFSYLFYLQSLNYLSPSTTGMLSAFEPLTATILAVTILNTKISGAELIGALLILGITFLQALPPNLFHLKFRYKNKD from the coding sequence ATGACTGATAAGCAAAAGGGGTTTTTCTATGCCATTATGGGTCCAGTTCTTTGGGGATTCTCGGGGAGTATCGCGCAATATTTATTTACAGAAGAAAGCATTCCTACCCACTGGATCGTAGGGATTCGTTTAATCTTTGCAGGATTAATGTTAGTTATTTGGTGCTATTTTTCAGATTCCAAAGAACTCTTCGCCATCCTAAAAAAGCCGCGATATATCATTCAATTATTAGCGTTTGGATTACTAGGAATGTTGCCCGCACAATACACTTACTTTATGGCTATCAAATACGGCAATGCTCCTACTGCCACTGTTTTACAATTTCTAGGACCGCTGTTCATTATCATTTACCTTTCACTACGCAAATTAGAATTGCCTAGAAGAATTGACTTAATCTCTATTGTTTTAGCTCTTTTAGGAACTTTTCTTCTAGTGACACACGGACATTTAGGACAATTAATGTTATCACCAGCAGCAATCTTTTGGGGTGTCGGCTCGGGATTGAGTCAGGCTTCATACACATTGCTGCCTCGTGGCTTATTAAAAAGATTTGACGCACGAATCGTCACCGGCTGGTCAATGCTTTTAGGTGGGATTGTCTTTGCTCCCTTTGCGGATCTGACAAATGTTCCTGCTATGACTTCGACAGCATGGATTTCAATTATTTTCATTGTTACAGGTGGAACAATGTTTTCTTATCTATTTTATCTGCAAAGTCTCAATTACTTATCCCCATCTACAACCGGAATGTTGAGTGCTTTTGAGCCTTTGACTGCAACAATTTTAGCTGTAACCATCTTGAATACTAAAATCAGTGGTGCTGAATTAATTGGTGCATTGTTGATTTTAGGAATCACATTTTTACAGGCTTTGCCACCTAATTTATTTCATTTAAAATTTCGATATAAAAATAAGGATTAA
- a CDS encoding ABC transporter ATP-binding protein has translation MTTLLTNVCKQYDDQGKTVLKNVTAKIETGEFFVIVGPSGCGKSTLLRMIAGLTQISNGEISIDGQIVNNLPPKDRNLTMVFQSYALFPFLSVWDNVAFGLRARKHEQSEIEERVNNALKMVNLEDLKERKPRELSGGQRQRVALARAVASDAKICLMDEPLSNLDAQLRIKMRQEIYALQRKLGIILIYVTHDQVEAMTMADHIMVLHDSMVQQIGTPAEIYKAPANEFVAGFFGVPPINILFATKVGDHSIKVNNNFQVEVEQIVTEKEMKVGIRPNELIVEKADELSANATVQNIEFLGDEKIIHATFNNGGNVSAIVPGIAKFDIFEMVKITSSNNVLLFNQNGINITENKGDLINA, from the coding sequence ATGACTACACTATTAACAAATGTTTGTAAGCAATATGATGATCAGGGGAAGACGGTATTAAAAAATGTTACCGCTAAAATTGAAACGGGAGAATTCTTCGTTATTGTGGGACCATCTGGTTGCGGTAAGAGTACCTTACTAAGAATGATTGCAGGTTTAACACAAATTAGTAATGGTGAAATCAGTATCGACGGACAGATAGTTAATAATTTACCACCAAAAGATCGTAATTTAACGATGGTTTTCCAAAGCTATGCTTTATTTCCGTTCTTGAGTGTTTGGGACAATGTTGCCTTTGGATTAAGGGCTCGAAAGCATGAACAAAGTGAAATTGAAGAACGGGTCAATAATGCCTTGAAAATGGTTAATTTGGAAGATCTAAAAGAAAGAAAGCCACGTGAATTATCTGGTGGACAAAGACAACGTGTAGCTTTAGCTCGAGCAGTTGCTAGTGATGCCAAAATTTGTTTAATGGACGAACCACTATCTAATTTGGACGCTCAATTGAGAATTAAAATGCGTCAAGAAATCTATGCATTGCAAAGAAAATTAGGAATTATTCTGATTTATGTTACCCATGATCAAGTAGAGGCTATGACTATGGCTGATCATATCATGGTTTTACATGATTCTATGGTTCAACAAATTGGTACACCAGCTGAAATTTATAAGGCTCCCGCTAACGAATTTGTGGCCGGTTTCTTTGGAGTTCCACCAATCAATATTCTCTTTGCGACAAAAGTGGGTGATCATTCAATTAAAGTTAATAATAATTTTCAAGTTGAAGTTGAACAAATTGTTACTGAGAAAGAAATGAAGGTAGGAATTAGACCAAACGAGTTAATTGTGGAAAAAGCTGACGAGTTATCTGCTAATGCTACGGTACAAAATATTGAATTTTTAGGTGATGAGAAAATCATTCACGCGACGTTTAATAATGGCGGGAATGTTTCAGCAATTGTACCAGGAATTGCTAAATTCGATATCTTTGAAATGGTTAAAATAACTTCATCTAATAATGTTTTATTATTCAATCAGAATGGTATTAATATTACTGAAAATAAGGGGGATTTGATCAATGCTTAA
- a CDS encoding carbohydrate ABC transporter permease yields the protein MLKTSAPDIIPAKKIKEKTKTKFKLTTNDKYYDSIFVGPSLFLLGLFVFYPMIRTLYISLFLTNTFGNTTLFVGLENYVKLISSPDFVSSMWVTLVYVVGVTFFTIALGLLLARLASQKLPGIAIFRTLYSVTMGVSVSVAAIFWLFIFNPSAGFFTLLTKLLNLPTINWLADPTNAMWAIIITTVWMHLGFVFLVFLGAIESVPTTLYEAADVEGVSKHYQFFHITLPMISPTLFFISTITIISSFKSFGLIDLITKGGPTNATNMLVYRIYNDAFFGGNYAKSSAEAIILTIIIAFFTYLQFKFLEKKVNY from the coding sequence ATGCTTAAGACTTCTGCGCCTGATATTATCCCTGCAAAAAAGATTAAAGAGAAGACGAAGACTAAATTCAAATTAACTACTAACGATAAATATTATGATTCAATTTTTGTAGGTCCTTCTTTATTTCTTTTAGGACTGTTCGTATTCTACCCCATGATTAGAACTCTTTATATCAGTCTCTTTTTAACTAATACCTTTGGTAATACGACTCTTTTTGTGGGATTAGAGAATTACGTTAAACTAATTAGTTCACCTGATTTTGTTTCCAGTATGTGGGTCACTTTGGTTTATGTGGTCGGGGTTACTTTCTTCACTATTGCACTTGGACTTTTATTAGCTCGTTTAGCTAGTCAAAAATTACCAGGTATTGCTATTTTTAGAACTCTCTATTCAGTGACAATGGGAGTCTCAGTTTCTGTCGCCGCTATTTTCTGGTTATTTATATTTAATCCGTCCGCAGGATTTTTCACTCTTTTAACTAAATTATTGAATCTTCCTACTATCAATTGGTTAGCTGATCCGACTAATGCAATGTGGGCCATTATTATTACAACCGTTTGGATGCATTTAGGATTTGTCTTCTTAGTTTTCCTTGGTGCTATTGAATCAGTACCAACAACACTTTATGAGGCTGCCGATGTTGAAGGAGTTTCGAAGCATTATCAATTTTTCCATATTACCTTACCAATGATTTCTCCAACATTATTTTTTATCTCTACGATTACGATTATTAGTTCATTTAAGAGTTTTGGTTTAATTGATTTGATAACTAAAGGTGGCCCTACTAACGCTACTAATATGCTAGTTTACCGTATTTATAATGATGCATTCTTTGGTGGCAACTATGCTAAATCAAGTGCGGAGGCAATCATTTTAACGATTATTATTGCTTTCTTTACTTACTTACAATTTAAATTTTTAGAAAAGAAGGTAAATTATTAA